The Lolium rigidum isolate FL_2022 chromosome 1, APGP_CSIRO_Lrig_0.1, whole genome shotgun sequence region TATTCCAATTTTTATATTAAAATATTCCACTTACAGATCCTGCGTTCGTTTAGGCGAGCGCTAGTCACATTGGTAGATCTTGGAGAAGATCTAGAAACGAATGTAACAATTCTAATTATTTTCGTTATGAAACACTGGCAGTGATATCCTTTTTAGGATTAGCTATTTTAAATGAACTTAGTTCATTACAATACAAAATGTGCTCTATTTATGTCCTTAGTTTTCAAATTTACTGTTGGTAGGAAATCCTGCGGTTCTGTCGCTTAAATTTATTTATGTGAGCAGGCTCGATGCTGAAGAAACTAGAAGATGAGAAAGGCATTATAGTACGTTTCATAGTTGGAAGAAGGTACTTTATACTTGCAACCCTACTGGAATGATCATGTGAAGTTTTTTAAATATCTGACAGTTGCTCCTCCATGCAGTGCAAATCGAGGAGATAGTTTTGACAGGGAAATTGATGATGAGAATAGAAGTACAAATGATTTTCTGATCTTGGTAAGCCTGATTATGATTCAAACATATACTACTATATGATTAGGATGCCATGTGACCAACTTTTGCTCTTGGTAGTCTTGTCATAGTGTTGAATGAAGAtttcaaaaataaaagaagagaTTAAATGGTTACCGTGGAGTATGTTTTGCCTGGAATACCAATCGAATGACAAACCACCTTATTATTGGTAAAATATGTTTCTTTCTTTTGTGGTATCCAAATATGATATGAAAAAGATAGTCATGTAGCCATGTAGAACGGCTCACCTACCTTCCCCATTTTAAGATAATTTGCTTGGCCAGTGTTTTCACTCTTTTTTTTCCACCGGATTGTTTCTTTCATGTGGTAAGTTGTTGACTATTTTATGGCATTGCAGGATGATCATATAGAATCTGATGAAGAGCTTCCTAAGAAGACAAAAAGTTACTTTGCTAATGCTGCAGAGACATTTGATGCTGAATTTTATGCTAAGGTCAATGATGATATATACATAAATGTTGGTAAGTATCATTCGTTAGCTTTTCATGGATCTGTTAGCGCCTTGTATTTTTTTACACCTGTATATTGTTGTCGGATAAATGGTACTCCTGTTAAAGAAAGTTGACGTAATTTACTTACATGATCAGCAATATCTGAGCATTGCAGCTGGTATTGGTTTCCAAAATATGCTTTTAAAAGTTCGTGAAACCGTAATTGTCAAGGTATTATGACGAATATGCTTTGTATAATTTCTGCGTGATTGTACGACCACACAAATGTTATGAATGGACTAATAGTTGCAAACAAGGGGGACTACTATCTTTGGATTAGAGAAGTTGTAGCGAGCTACTGATTTGCATGATATGCGTACAGTATCAGTTTTTTGTTGCCAATTTAAGTGCCCCAGAATATTTGTTTCATATGTTATGATGGTAATGACCTTGTTAGCTATTTTGCATTTCTACAGAATAAAGCAAAACTTAACTAATAACCTGTAACAAGTTCAATCTGCATACTCCTAGATGTGAATAGCTTCTTTCACTCTTGATTGATAGATTTATGGAAATGTTTTATAGTTAAATAGCATTTCAGTTTTTTCTTGCGGGAAAAAATAGTACTTAACATGGAACAACATATTGTGTTTGTGCAGACACTTTGAGTGCAATGCTTGAAACTCACTGGGACAAACCTCGTGTCTACATAGGCTGTATGAAATCTGGAGAGGTCTTTTCTGAAGCGTGAGTGGTTTGAACAAAAAGAACAATGGGAATTTGAGCCATAGTCTTTTTACGTCTTCTTTTTTGCTAGGCTATTGTTTCTAACAACTTCCTTCCACAGGACCCATAAATGGTATGAACCAGACTGGTGGAAATTCGGTGACGGGAAATCGTAAGTAACTTGAATTAGTATTGTGAACTCTCATTTTAGGCTTTTGTTGTGTATTCATCGAATGTTTAAGACAACCTCCGTGTGGCTCACCCATTCCAATCTACCAACTAATAGATACTTTCGCCATGCTTCTGGTGAAATGTTTGTCATATCAAGGGCCGTAGCTCAGTTCATTTCTATAAACAGGTAAACAACCGATACTTTGTGCACTAATATCAATTTCGTACTCCAGCATGGATCTAAAGTAGAAATGAAGAGAAGTTTTAATAAGTATACGTTTAGTGATGTAGCTTTGGTGCCACTTTTTGATGATAGGTCTGTTCTCCGGACATATGCGCACGATGATGTTAGTGTAGGATCATGGATGATTGGGCTAGCTGTAAAGCATGTAAATGAAGCAAAGCTATGCTGTTCATCATGGCCCTCAGGTTTCTCTCTCTCCTTCGCTATATTTATTGGCCTTTTTAtcgattccttttttttttccatttgatACCTGGGATGTGGTGTTGCCTTAACAATCCATTTAATTTTTCAAGATTGCATCATGATGTATGCATTTTTTGCTATTCAAGCCATCTGTTAGCAAGGAATTTGTCGTGCCTTGAATGACCTGATCTATTGAAATCCCTCATTCAAAATATGTACATATGCATCGTATAATCCTCTTGAAGTTTCATAGAGAATGGATAGACTAAGCTATGTTGAAGAAAATCTCCTGTAGTCGCAAGAACTGCAATTGGTTAAAGGGAATAGTTGATGTCATGAGGCTCCATGCTACTGCCAGCAATATACCACATATATACGCCAAAATTAGACCATGTTACTTGTGATTCAGGACCAGCAGGGGCAGAGCATGAAAATGCTGTCTGGGGGAGGGATCCTTTGAGAAACGCTCTAAAAGTCCTCTAGTGACTGTTTTAATAGAGGAAACTAGGGTATTTGTCGTAGGATGTCAACAGGATCAGCTGTTGGCTGCTGCGTCTAGAAACCAGTCATTGGTAATGGAGGAACATATTAATTTACCCCCAGTTAAGAATTACCATTTTCACAACAAATTTACGCATGATGTTTACCTTCTCATGGGTTTGTTTTGTTCTTGGGCCAAACCAGATTCTTGCTGCTTGTGTCCTGAGTTTCAGCAGTCAGAATTGCTCATAAATTTGTAATTGATCTGATTTGTCTTCCAAGTGGTCGTGTGGCACTTTATCTGCTGTCAGTCAGGGACCGGTTCTGCCTTTAGATAATGAATGAATGAATCTGAATCTGGGGTTCCCATTGTTTTGGCATGGCACGCTGCACTTCTTTTGCTACATTTGGAAGTAGAGTGGGTAAATGACAAAACCGAAGGCAATGCAAACAGATACACAAATGTAGTTGGTTGTTACTTATGCATACTCCTCTTTGTGTAATTATTTGTTGAACCAGTATGTCATACTCACCAGCACCTTGTGTAGATAATTCATATAGTTGCTAACGACAAAATTTGCTTTGCAGGAGCAATGTGTTCAGCTCTTTGATAAGCAGTGCTTCCCAGAGGAAGAGTTTTGTGAAGAGCGTGTTAGGCTCAAGATTACACTGAATGATGATACAACAAAACTATAGAGAATTGAGATGAAATCGGCACTGTAtagattttgttttcttttgccaATTCTTTGGTGTGGCATTCTTGAGTCAGCAGTGTCAGTTGGTAGCAAATGTGATACAGTAGTATCTTTATTGCGAAGGAGAAGTGTTGTACTACCTTTTTCTGTCGCGAGAGCACACTGCGTCTCATGAGTTCTAACTAAAATCCATATGCAGATTGTACTCTGGTTTGCTTGTCGTTGGTAGATCGATCTCCACCCTTAGCATTCCTTGCTGACAGACATTATGATGTTGGAGAGACAGAAATCAATAGCAATTCAGGAAAGTATTATGGTCCATTTTCATCTTCATGTTGATCGCCTTGCACTGATGGTTGGCATTTGTAACCAAGTGAAAAAAAATGTAAAGGGGAAAGCAATTGCATGGTCATGTAAAGCCTCCCATGTCCTGGCATCTGTGGACCTGTGTATTTATTCGTCGATGAAATAGTCTTGAGTGAAGAATGATGGGAACAAATTTTAAGTGGCAATGGTTTGGCCCAGCGTTGTCTGAGAGGAGGCAGAGGCTGACAGTTGCCATGACGTGTGATTGGATGGATGTGAACCAGTTGGCCTCCTCCCGTACCCGTGATTTGTCGACCAAGAAAGCATTGTGGGGGCGGGCGCAGGAGGCACGTCACGGGAGGACAAGGACACGCGGGGCAAGTTTCGAACACCACCGTGGCTGGACACCGTGTAAACAAAACTTGGGCATGTGGTTGCCCGATGGGGTACGTCCTCAAGCCACGTGATCAACGCATGTCGGCACGGGCAAAGAGAATTGAAACCTGTTTCCTCCGTCCGAAATTAAGTGTCAAATCTGTTGCTGGCGTTAACACCTTTCATTTTGCGTTGAATACATAacatgatgttaatgcttcagaatattctttcctgaaatttgatggctatgcacaaTTTATGGCAGTAGATGACTCCAATAGTCGCGTTTTTCTTTCTTGCGAAACAGCAACAGCAGGCAGATTATCCAGGGCCAGGACGAGCATGTAGGTGGTGGCGAGGGGCGAGACAACACACCGGGTGCTGGCTGCCTGGAAACCTAATTAGTCAGCCCCAACCCAAAGGCAAGGACTCCTCTGGaacccctcctctcctctcctcccttccagagagccagatagAGAGAGAGGGGCCAGCCACAGCCACAGCCGCAACGCCCCGCGCCACCGCCGAGTCCGTCCGCGCCACCTTCCACCATTGATCCGGCGGCGCTGCTCGGAGCCATGGCGGGCGGCTCTAGAGGCGGCTTCCCCGCCTggatcaccgccgccgccgcgcgcgtcgACCtctctgccggcggcggcggaacctCCGCCTCGCAGCCGTCCCATCCCGGGACCTCGGCGGCGGTGGGGGACCATGACCTCGGGATAACCAAGCGCTGCCTCTCCGCGGCCAGCGCCGCCTTCATCTCCGCTATCATCGTCAaccccctcgacgtcgccaaggtcTGGCCTCTCGCCCTCGTAATCTGTCCGTTATCAGGTACCGGAGCCTTCTCCGTGATTCGCGGTGGCTTAATTTATGTGCCCTGCTGCAGACGAGGTTGCAAGCGCAGGCGGCGGGGGTGCCATACTACCAACCATCCCAGATGGCGGCGCTCGGCCCGGATACGGTAACGAAATCCCTTCTCTTCTTATTAGTGCGTGCCGCTTGCTGCAGCGTGTCTGTTGcctatacatacatacatacatacatacatacataataATTTGAAGCGTGGATGGTGGCACAATCGCTTCTGTCAAACCCAGCTTCAGTTAACAGCAGGAAGCTGGATTTACCAATGATAAACCCGAAAGACCTGAAAGAGGAGATGATACGGCCGTCTGGGTTTTATGCATTTATTAAGATAAGGCACCTATATCAGGGTTTATGCGCTGCGggattttattttgtatttttgcgGGGGAGATCACCGTGGGATTTGTAGGCAGCTGCTTGTCTGGGCAAGCATGCTTCAGGACTTGGTTTTCTCAGATTCTGTACCTGCCTACAACTGCCGGTAACGTTGGTATATAAGTTTGCTGCTGGAATATACCTTGCCAACCTAGACCATATGCATTCCAATGGGCCTTTGGAGGTTTCTATACATTTACTTGTTCAACATCATTAGGGTCTTCTGTGCTTGCACAATGTGAGGTTTGGGGTGGGTCACGTCAAGTGGGCAAATGCTGCTGTTAGATGGGAGGAGAACACTGTAACATTCACTATCGTTATATTACAAGGCGACCGACGACTCGATAAGATTCGCTACATGTTgctaggaaaatatattttagtCGTCTTATTACTGATTAGCAACTCGGTTGGGATGCGAACGATATTCAAAGCTTCACTGCGATCATGTTCCAGAACCAAAGTTATTCACTATTACTGCTTATAACAACTTTACATTTATGGAGAGGAGTGCTGCTTATGCCTTGTAATGCTTTCCAGATACTATCTGAGTTCAGATGCTCTCCATCATGCACACGCGCTATCATTTTGGGAAGTGAACCTATTTGCCCCCCTGATTGCTTTCAGTACAAGGGAACACTTGACGTATTCTTGAAAGTTGTTAGACAGGTAACGCAGTGCAAATTCCTTTCGCTAGTTTCTCATGTTATACTGTGAATGAACACActctcagttttttttttttgttgatcgGATGTTTCAGGAGGGATTTGGTAGATTATGGAGAGGCACAAATGCAGGCTTGGCATTAGCTATACCAACCGTGAGTCTCTTACTCGCTTACACTATATTACGTTGTGCTATTTGTTGTGTTATGTTATTTTTTGTTTTCGTCTGCCAAATGTCGGTAAGCACTTCAGTAGTTCCAACCGTGTGGAGTAGGAAATAGCGTCTGCTTCTCTTTGTCATTTGCACCTGTCTTTCAAGAGAAAATTCACTTCTTTTACATTTATATGTGCTATGTGTAATCATCTTAATTGAAGAAGCTGTATGTGGTTTAACTAATTTTAGTCTGCATATGTAAAATATTGTTTATATGAGCAAATAACTCCATGTTCTAATAAGGAACATCTTCATTTTTGTCTTTTGGCCTCAAATATTCTTTCTGTTATCTAGCTTGCAAATATTTTCTCACTTCCTCACATCTTCATGAACTTATAATGCACCCTAAGATGAATGATGTCCATTGATTATTTGTTTGAACATAAACAGGTTGGAATATATTTGCCTTGCTATGATATATTCCGGAACAAGGTTGAGGATTTTACAAGGAGCAATGCTCCTGCTTTGACACCATATGCCCCACCACTAATAGCAGGATCTGTTGCACGTTCGTTAGCATGCATTGCTTGTTCCCCAATTGAATTGACAAGGACACGGATGCAGGTAGGCCTTTGTTGGAACTTGGAAATATCTAGTTAGTATATTTCATTTCATGTCAGAGAATGATCTTGTGGAAGTATTTTTTTTATGTACAATTTAGGGGCCTATGTGATACACTTTCTTCCCCATTTTTTTGAAAATAACAAATAGTCGCTATATTAACCTATTGTGTTAACAGGCGTATAAGGAATTTCAGCCCGGAGTAAAGCCTCCTGGAATGTGGAAAACATTGCTTGGTGTTCTTTCACCACATGCAAGTTCAAGTCAGAACGGTATGCTGGTGTTATTTGTTTTGGATGTATTATTATACTGGTTCATATTAATATCATGTTCTTCTTAATTGTCAATTTTTTAAATTTCCAGTATTCTGTAGCATCATATTCCAACAATTGAAAATTATTTTTTGGTTGATTAATTAATTAGTGCTGAAACAGTGCAAAACTATCGTGTTCTATGGACGGGTGTGGGTGCACAGCTTGCTCGGGATGTTCCATTCTCTGCTATATGCTGGTCAACACTGGAACCGGTGAGTCCGTGTTGTCTATCTCTTAGATATGCTAAACCATTTCACATTTACGTCATACCCATCTCAGCTTGTTAGGCCATGTAGATTCGAAGAAAGCTTCTTGGTCTTGTCGGAGAAGATGGTGATGCAGCTAGTGTGGTGGGTGCAAACTTTGCTGCTGGTTTTGTAGCAGGTAGTGTCGCTGCTGGTGTTACATGCCCTCTAGATGTTGCCAAGACAAGGAGACAGATAGAGGTTCGTGTATTTCGTGTTTTCTGTTTTATTCTGGAAATAACCACGATAAAATTATTTTAGGTTTATTCCACAAACCCCACGAAGCACCATTTTATATTCATTTCACCGATTTCATATGTTACATTTATTCATTGCTTTCCTCTTCATTTTCCCCCCTTTCCATTTCAGAAGGATGCTGAGAAGGCAATGAAAATGACCACGAGGCAAACATTAGTTGATATATGGAGGTATGTCTTCCATATACTGTGATGTTTTTTAGAGGCATTTCGCTCCAAACAAGTAAAATGTTCCATCTCTGCTTTGATGTCAGATACCCAATCTAAGAATGATCAACTGGGCTTATATAACTTTGTTTTTGTGAACTGGAAGGATCATATAGAGTTAGGACCGATTTTAGAAATTCAACCAACCAAAAAGGGACAAGGGAAATGCAAATTGAGTAATAGACTGCAGAGCAGTGTGGGAAAAAGAATCATTCAATCAGATGTGAACTGGAGGAGGCAGGGAGCTTATAATAGTTAAGATGGATTGCAGACATTGGACCCACAAGGAACAGGGGGGAATGGCACGAATGAGATCAAATAGACTTGAGTAGTGCGAAAAAACAACATTTAGACAGATGAGTTAAACTTCCTCTAGTCTAATATGGATGTTTGAGCTCCATGCCACATAGAATTATTAAGAAGTTAATACGGTAGCTTTTGACATAGTTTCACTTAGTTGCCACTTtctgtattacaaccacaacaccACTACTGATAAGCATATAATAGTTGTATTTGGCGGAAGTGTTGCGTCCAGGCAACAAAATGATGTTAACAGACCAAAACCAACTCTCTGAAATGACATGTTTTTGCATTGTCGGGAATAGTTGGGAATTTATTCCAGATTGCCAACATGCTTTGCTGAAAAGAAAATTGAAAGACAAGATCCACGATGTTAGATATTTATTTGATAGGTAGGAGTATAATATCACTGGCCACCTCTTGTTTTTGGTGGAGGCTTTGCTACTGGAGATAGGTTAGCTTTGGTCTGTAGCTGTTGCATCCCACCCAAGCAATTTGCTTATGTTAGCTGGTTTGGTTCATGATCCAATTTGTCTGGTACACAATCATGTCAGAGCCTTCTAATAACTCAATTAACGTAGAGAGGTCTTGTAGATGTTAGTTTTATTTCTTCAAATTTTGCGTCAGCCTAGAAACATTGTTCACAACGTAATACTTCGCTCACTCTGATTTAATTTTATCCTGCTAGGTCTGGAGGTCCAAAAGGCTTGTTCACTGGTGTTGGTCCACGCGTAGCACGTGCTGGCCCATCGGTTGGAATTGTTGTTTCCTTTTACGAGGTTGTCAAGTATGCTCTTCACCAAAGGCACATGTCATGACCGGGATTTCGCTCTGAAGATAGAGGTTACCACACCTTCATTGTAGAAACATGATACTCCCCAGATGAGCTTTGGGCACGCAGGGTATGGTGCAACTTAGAGGATCAAATTGCTCAGTGGCCAGCATGTTGTTTTTTCCTGGACGAGGTCCAGTTGTCTTCTGGTACTCTTGAAAGGCTTTCAGTTTTGCAGTTTTGTCAGAGGGAATTGGACCATAACCTAAGCTCACGCTGAAACTGCTTCTATTAACTTATATAGGAAGAGGCCAATGTAGTGGAAGATGTAGGGCTGACAGTGATCAATAAAAATACCTTGCACTCTGTACCCTCAGTACCACGGAGCAAATTTCGCTCTGCCTTCATACTGATGGGTCTTGCCCAATCCTTGTATCGATATTGTCTGTTGACTGGTCCTGCACGGACTTAATTATTCGTTGTGCGGGGCTGCCTATGGTGTGTTCTGTGCTGGGGGTGGATTGCCCTGAGGTTGTATCATACAACTTGTATGCCTGTTTGCCTTGGAGTAAAATACATGAGACATCATTGAACTTGTCCGTATAAATTAGTTTGACGTCCTCAAAGACGAGTTGTGGCTCATGTACGGTCACCGGTTACAGTTACGTGTTTGCACATGTGGCATGTTGCTAATTTTTCAAAAAGCTATATTATTTAATGGCCGTCCTCGCTTAGAAGCAAGAGGTGCTCCGGTTTGCTTACAGTTCTGCACGTGAACTGGCTGGGCTGATAGGAGACGTATGCGTGGATGGTGCCGACGCCCCAATGGTGCCCCGATACCGTTTTGGGAGCCGGGAGCGATCGCACCGATGCTCCTAAACGGCACCGGTCAATTTTCGAGTCTAATAGAATCGCCGGTAACCCTGTACCGACTCCtttgccaagggcgcgaatcggcacgccggcgcctcgcgaggatgAAAATTTTGGGTGTGGGAGCTGCATATCAGTGACGTCagggcgccgcgcgggatattttaccgccacgacGCCTGGCCAGAAACTCTCCCGCCACGACACCGCGTGGGAAAGTCTTCCGCCATGATACCGCGTGGGATGTTTCCCGCCTCGCTGACGGTttatattatccctcctccccccattgctgcaaaaaccctagaaaaaagCACAATGTGGGATTCGTGGGacgaggcggcgctagaggcggccgCAGAAGTGGTGGaggcggacccgcagctcgcagagtacgaggcatgggaggaggcggcgctagcggcgaccGTAGGTGCCTACGACGCGGGCGAGCggcagcgccaggaggcggagcggaggGAGCGTGGGGAGgcgcggcggagcggcggcagcgggaggaggagaaccgACTGGTgctcgaggaggcggagcggctggagttccaggaggcgcggcggcggcaggaggggcTGAGCCAGCGCCGGTTGGAGGTGCGACGACAGAaggggtgggaggagcttgcACTGCGAGGAGGAGACGCAGcgtcaggatgaagtctacgaggcgcgtcgtttggcggagatgcagctcgggctacagaggcaggagttggatcaccgtcgtcagcgggaggagctggagcagcagcagcgtcaggaggcggtggccgcggatagagccgcctacttgacgttcgtggcggagagagcagcGGGGATCGACGATGGAAGAGGAGCGGAGAGAGCATGGGAGAGAGCTCCGGTCGATCGTCCACTTCCACAGAGCCGGgtggccagtaggtagtaggctagagataAGTAGGTTTCAAATGTCATCCGGAatcgaggagtgaataatgttttactcggatttgcccgaaaatattattcattcctcgatcctgaatgacattaaaatgaaaCTCTAAGTATAAATATGTAGTTTGTGTAGAAAAACTTCTAACGGAGCCGCCTGTTTGGGGACGCCGGTGTGGGAATTGCTCCTCCAAATAGAGAGTGCAGTGCC contains the following coding sequences:
- the LOC124685108 gene encoding hydroxyproline O-galactosyltransferase HPGT1 encodes the protein MQIREGPRRQAQSAAGAMRSPMSAMMLAMFATMASFYVAGRLWQDAQNRVYLIKELDRRTGQGRSAISVDDTLKVVACRQQGKRLASLEMELAAAKHDGFVGKYTSETNGTHSKKKPLIVIGIMTSFGRKNYRDAVRKSWLPTGSMLKKLEDEKGIIVRFIVGRSANRGDSFDREIDDENRSTNDFLILDDHIESDEELPKKTKSYFANAAETFDAEFYAKVNDDIYINVDTLSAMLETHWDKPRVYIGCMKSGEVFSEATHKWYEPDWWKFGDGKSYFRHASGEMFVISRAVAQFISINRSVLRTYAHDDVSVGSWMIGLAVKHVNEAKLCCSSWPSGAMCSAL
- the LOC124685114 gene encoding mitochondrial carrier protein MTM1-like, with product MAGGSRGGFPAWITAAAARVDLSAGGGGTSASQPSHPGTSAAVGDHDLGITKRCLSAASAAFISAIIVNPLDVAKTRLQAQAAGVPYYQPSQMAALGPDTILSEFRCSPSCTRAIILGSEPICPPDCFQYKGTLDVFLKVVRQEGFGRLWRGTNAGLALAIPTVGIYLPCYDIFRNKVEDFTRSNAPALTPYAPPLIAGSVARSLACIACSPIELTRTRMQAYKEFQPGVKPPGMWKTLLGVLSPHASSSQNVQNYRVLWTGVGAQLARDVPFSAICWSTLEPIRRKLLGLVGEDGDAASVVGANFAAGFVAGSVAAGVTCPLDVAKTRRQIEKDAEKAMKMTTRQTLVDIWRSGGPKGLFTGVGPRVARAGPSVGIVVSFYEVVKYALHQRHMS